A genomic segment from Sparus aurata chromosome 20, fSpaAur1.1, whole genome shotgun sequence encodes:
- the gpam gene encoding glycerol-3-phosphate acyltransferase 1, mitochondrial, producing MEVSDGLLLQVNNGEQWCNRWKHPNEDSDRSTSPSVLRCVTSTWKEGLLNRKRPFVGRCCHSCTPQSWERLFNASIPSLGLRNVIYINETHTRQRGWLARRLSYVLFVMERDVNKDMFTRNVVDNVLNNSRVESAIVEVATDLDAAASQSGQEQKAVSKVKQKARAFLQEMVANISPAFIRLTGWVLLRLFNGFFWSIQIHKGQLEMVKKAATEQNVPMVFLPVHKSHIDYLLITLILFCHNIKAPHIAAGNNLSIPILSTLIRKLGGFFIRRKMEETEDGKKDILYRSLLQAYTEELLRQQQFLEVYLEGTRSRSGKPSTARAGMLSLVVDTLCTGSIPDVLVVPVGISYDRIIEGNYNSEQLGKPKKNESLWGIACGVFRMLRKNYGCVRVDFNQPFSLKEYLDSQRSRHVPPPVSLEHTLMPMIISAQPDAQLFEGQEEEQLNRELPDDILRRQLINNLAKHVLFTANKSSAIMSTHIIACLLLYRHRQGVVLSKLVEDFFNMKEEILSRDFDLGFSGNSEDVVMRALHLLGNCVNVTSSANRNGEFTIAPSQTVPALFELNFYSNGLFHVFISDAIIACSILSLQREMVVESESDNLPGGLNSLPLSQERLIRKAAGLSHFLINEVTVAPPCQTIYQVFHDAVTRLIQYGVLYVAEEDQEELSPSPTDEPWPKKFPEPLSWRSDEEDEDSDFGEEQRDRYLKVSVSAEHQEFFVFLQRLVSPVLEAYSGAAIFVHSLSQPMSESDYTGRLFRYLLTRTERGVAAYGESATHYLVKNTVRTFKELGVLKERRENRVTTLQLSSTFLPQANRNKLLQYILGFTLL from the exons ATGGAGGTGTCAGATGGCTTGCTGCTGCAGGTCAACAATGGAGAGCAGTGGTGTAACCGCTGGAAACATCCCAATGAAGACTCG GACCGCAGCACCAGTCCGTCTGTCCTGCGCTGTGTTACCAGTACATGGAAAGAGGGTCTGCTGAACAGAAAGAGGCCCTTTGTGGGCCGCTGCTGTCACTCCTGTACACCACAGAGCTGG gagagaCTATTCAACGCCAGTATTCCATCTCTGGGACTACGCAATGTCATCTACATCAATGAAACCCACACCAG ACAGCGGGGATGGCTGGCGCGCAGGCTGAGTTATGTGCTGTTTGTCATGGAGAGAGATGTCAACAAGGACATGTTCACCAGGAATGTAGTGGACAACGTGCTCAACAACAGCAG GGTTGAGAGTGCTATTGTGGAGGTGGCCACAGATCTGGATGCTGCAGCCAGTCAGTCTGGCCAGGAGCAGAAAGCTGTCAGTAAAGTGAAGCAGAAAGCCAGGGCATTCCTCCAGGAGATGGTGGCCAACATTTCACCAGCCTTTATCAG GCTGACAGGATGGGTCCTTCTGAGGCTTTTTAATGGTTTCTTCTGGAGCATCCAGATCCACAAGGGCCAGCTGGAAATGGTCAAGaaagctgccacagag CAAAATGTGCCCATGGTTTTCCTGCCCGTACACAAATCCCACATCGACTACCTGCTCATCACCTTGATCCTGTTCTGTCACAACATCAAAGCCCCGCACATTGCTGCAGGAAACAACCTAAGCATCCCCATCCTCAG cacTCTGATCCGTAAACTTGGAGGATTCTTCATACGACGGAAaatggaggagacggaggacgGGAAGAAAGACATTCTGTACCGGTCGCTCTTACAAGCA TATACAGAGGAGCTGTTGCGTCAGCAGCAGTTTTTGGAGGTCTACCTGGAGGGTACGCGCTCCCGCAGTGGCAAGCCGTCTACGGCGCGTGCTGGCATGCTGTCCCTCGTGGTAGACACACTGTGCACTGGGTCCATCCCAGACGTGCTGGTAGTGCCAGTCGGCATCTCCTATGATCGTATTATTGAGGGCAACTACAATAGCGAGCAGCTG GGCAAACCGAAGAAGAATGAGAGTCTGTGGGGAATAGCATGTGGAGTGTTCAGGATGCTGAGGAAAAACTACGGCTGTGTGAGAGTTGACTTCAACCAGCCCTTCTCCCTAAAG GAGTACCTGGACTCCCAGAGAAGCCGCCATGTTCCACCACCAGTCTCCCTGGAGCACACCTTGATGCCCATGATCATCTCTGCTCA ACCCGATGCTCAGCTGTTTgaggggcaggaggaggagcagctgaacCGAGAGCTGCCCGACGACATCTTAAGACGACAACTTATTAACAACCTGGCCAAGCACGTCCTCTTCA CGGCGAATAAGTCCTCAGCGATCATGTCTACCCACATCATAGCCTGTCTGCTGCtctacagacacagacag GGGGTTGTGCTCTCCAAGCTGGTGGAAGACTTCTTCAACATGAAGGAGGAGATCCTGTCGCGGGATTTCGATCTGGGCTTTTCAGGAAACTCCGAGGATGTGGTCATGCGCGCCCTCCACCTGCTGGGAAACTGCGTCAATGTGACCAGCAGCGCAAACCGCAATGGAGAGTTCACGATCGCACCGAGCCAAACCGTGCCGGCGCTTTTCGAGCTCAACTTTTACAGCAACGGCCTTTTCCATGTCTTCATTTCTGATGCAATCATTG CCTGCAGCATCCTGTCACTGCAGAGAGAGATGGTGGTGGAATCAGAGTCTGATAACCTGCCCGGTGGTCTCAATAGCCTCCCTCTCAGTCAGGAGAGACTCATTCGCAAAGCCGCCGGGCTCTCCCACTTCCTTATTAATGAGGTGACTGTAGCCCCG CCCTGTCAGACTATTTACCAGGTTTTCCACGATGCAGTGACCCGGTTGATCCAGTACGGAGTTCTCTACGTGGCAGAG gAGGACCAGGAGGAACTGAGTCCCAGCCCCACAGATGAACCGTGGCCCAAAAAGTTTCCCGAGCCCCTTTCCTGGAGAAGCgacgaggaggatgaagacagcGACTtcggagaggagcagagagatcGCTACCTAAAG GTGAGCGTCTCCGCAGAGCACCAGGAGTTCTTCGTCTTCTTGCAGCGACTCGTCAGCCCCGTGCTGGAGGCCTATAGCGGAGCGGCGATCTTTGTCCACAGTCTGAGTCAGCCAATGTCTGAGTCTGACTACACTGGGAGGCTCTTCAGATACCTGCTCACCCGCACAGAGCGGGGAGTGGCTGCTTATG GTGAAAGTGCAACACATTATTTGGTGAAAAATACAGTGAGGACATTCAAGGAGCTTGGG GTCCTGAAGGAGAGACGAGAGAACCGGGTGACGACTCTACAGCTGAGCAGCACTTTTCTACCTCAGGCCAATCGGAACAAACTCCTGCAGTACATCTTAGGTTTCACCCTGCTGTGA